A genomic segment from Corallococcus soli encodes:
- a CDS encoding efflux RND transporter permease subunit produces MATDPRASLTGRILTASFARPGLTVVLVLALAAFGAVALKNLRQDVFPDLSAPIFNIIVQNPAMGAEELETSVAIPMEVALAGLPDVRRIRSTSQLGVTQVTVEFEPDADYFRSRQYIVERVAQAQAELPAGTDAPLVSSLTGRLNEVFEFTLEAEPGSADLMTLRDLAEFDIKNRLLAVPGVAGVERLGGYLRQFQVLLDPDQLVARGITLNDVQHGLEGASINASGGFVVQGPMEWTVRAMGRAETVEDLNNTVVALRADTPVLLGDVADVREAPAPRRGLAHRLKGEVVSCRVSKQFGADTVRVTQGVRAAIEELRRSLPPGVQLRVVYDQSELVGSALGGVGRAILLGAFLVVLVLFLMLGDWRAALIVTLTLPLSLALAGLLLKAAGVGLNTMTLGGLAIAVGLLVDAAIIVVENVIHDLREGKGRRAVRDEALHAALEVGRPIAFATLIVVSVFIPLFAMTGIEGRMYQPLAAAVVACLAASLALALTLVPVVSGLLLRAPREGEPEDVWIIRKAKAVYAPLLDACMRRAGLVRVVALAITVPALGLAFMVGSDFMPRLDEGAFLLQTVLPPEASLDEVDRLNHRVEDVLREFPEVDDVVRRTGRAERTEDPMPHTLSDVLVVLKKDVVGNREALEARMREAVGKVPGVSALFTTPLGMRIDEGLGGSPADLSVRIFGPDLDTLASLAERTRALMAKVEGVEDLRVEKLSGLPQLRIQVNRAAVARVGLTPGDVIKAVRVGLVGEEAAQIWKGQRRYDLVLKLADHRRGDVNALRNLLVDGHDGTRIPLGQLATIEETFGAGSVRREAGSRRIAVEAGVSGRDLGGTAAELREVLDTQLKLPTGYFVDVGGKVESQERAAQSLMVAIAVALLAVFVLLYLALDSVAEALVILATLPDAFVGGILALLIAGETWNVSSLVGLIGLFGIAVQNGLVLVSQTKDLLARGKPFPEAVREASLGRVRPKLMTAGTAILGLLPLLVLPLHGTEIERPLAVVMVGGLVTSTLFTLLALPTFYALVHGVQERIAARRAARKATA; encoded by the coding sequence ATGGCCACTGATCCCCGCGCATCGCTGACGGGGCGCATCCTCACCGCGTCGTTCGCCCGTCCTGGTTTGACGGTGGTGCTCGTCCTGGCGCTGGCGGCGTTTGGCGCGGTGGCGCTGAAGAACCTGCGGCAGGACGTGTTCCCGGACCTGTCCGCGCCCATCTTCAACATCATCGTGCAGAACCCGGCCATGGGCGCCGAGGAGCTGGAGACCTCCGTGGCCATCCCCATGGAGGTGGCGCTGGCGGGCCTGCCCGACGTGCGCCGCATCCGCTCCACCTCCCAGCTGGGCGTCACGCAGGTGACGGTGGAGTTCGAACCGGACGCGGACTACTTCCGCAGCCGCCAGTACATCGTGGAGCGGGTGGCCCAGGCGCAGGCGGAGCTGCCGGCCGGCACCGACGCGCCGCTCGTGTCCAGCCTCACCGGACGGCTGAATGAAGTCTTCGAGTTCACGCTGGAGGCGGAGCCCGGCAGCGCGGACCTGATGACGCTCCGGGACCTGGCGGAGTTCGACATCAAGAACCGGCTGCTCGCGGTGCCCGGGGTCGCGGGCGTGGAGCGGCTGGGCGGCTACCTGCGCCAGTTCCAGGTGCTGTTGGATCCGGATCAGCTCGTCGCGCGAGGCATCACGCTCAACGACGTGCAGCACGGCCTGGAGGGCGCCAGCATCAACGCCTCCGGGGGCTTCGTGGTGCAGGGCCCCATGGAGTGGACCGTGCGCGCCATGGGCCGCGCGGAGACGGTGGAGGACCTGAACAACACCGTGGTCGCGCTGCGCGCCGACACGCCGGTGCTGCTGGGGGACGTGGCCGACGTGCGCGAGGCCCCGGCGCCCCGGCGGGGCCTGGCCCACCGGCTCAAGGGCGAGGTGGTGAGCTGCCGCGTGAGCAAGCAGTTCGGCGCGGACACGGTGCGGGTGACGCAGGGGGTGCGCGCGGCCATCGAGGAGCTGCGCCGCTCGCTGCCGCCGGGGGTGCAGCTGCGCGTCGTCTACGATCAGTCGGAGCTGGTGGGCTCCGCGCTGGGGGGCGTGGGCCGGGCCATCCTGCTGGGCGCGTTCCTGGTGGTGCTGGTGCTCTTCCTCATGCTGGGGGACTGGAGGGCGGCGCTCATCGTCACGCTCACCCTGCCCCTGTCGCTGGCGCTGGCGGGGCTGCTGCTGAAGGCGGCGGGCGTCGGGTTGAACACGATGACGCTGGGAGGGCTGGCCATCGCGGTGGGCCTGCTGGTGGACGCGGCCATCATCGTCGTGGAGAACGTCATCCACGACCTGCGCGAGGGCAAGGGCCGCCGCGCGGTGCGCGACGAGGCGCTGCACGCGGCGCTGGAGGTGGGACGGCCCATCGCCTTCGCCACGCTCATCGTCGTGTCGGTGTTCATCCCGCTGTTCGCGATGACGGGCATCGAGGGCCGCATGTACCAGCCGCTCGCGGCGGCCGTGGTGGCGTGCCTGGCCGCGTCACTCGCGCTGGCGCTCACGCTGGTGCCGGTGGTGTCGGGGCTCCTCCTGCGGGCCCCGCGCGAGGGCGAGCCGGAGGACGTGTGGATCATCCGCAAGGCGAAGGCCGTGTACGCGCCGCTGCTGGATGCCTGCATGCGACGGGCGGGGCTGGTGCGCGTGGTGGCGCTGGCCATCACGGTGCCCGCGTTGGGGTTGGCGTTCATGGTGGGCAGCGACTTCATGCCCCGGTTGGACGAGGGCGCCTTCCTGCTCCAGACGGTGCTGCCGCCGGAGGCGTCGCTGGACGAGGTGGACCGGCTCAACCACCGGGTGGAGGACGTGCTGCGGGAGTTCCCGGAGGTGGACGACGTGGTGCGCCGCACGGGCCGCGCCGAGCGCACCGAGGACCCGATGCCGCACACCCTCTCCGACGTGCTGGTGGTGCTGAAGAAGGACGTCGTCGGAAACCGGGAGGCGCTGGAGGCCCGGATGCGCGAGGCGGTGGGGAAGGTGCCGGGCGTGTCCGCGCTCTTCACCACGCCATTGGGGATGCGCATCGACGAGGGGCTGGGCGGCAGCCCGGCGGACCTGTCCGTGCGCATCTTCGGGCCGGACCTGGACACGCTGGCGTCGCTCGCGGAGCGCACGCGCGCGCTGATGGCGAAGGTGGAGGGCGTGGAGGACCTGCGGGTGGAGAAGCTGAGCGGGCTGCCGCAGCTGCGCATCCAGGTGAACCGCGCCGCGGTGGCCCGGGTGGGGCTGACGCCCGGGGACGTCATCAAGGCGGTGCGCGTGGGACTGGTGGGCGAGGAGGCCGCGCAGATCTGGAAGGGCCAGCGGCGCTACGACCTGGTGTTGAAGCTGGCGGATCATCGCCGGGGGGACGTGAATGCGCTGCGCAACCTGCTGGTGGACGGGCACGACGGCACGCGCATCCCGCTGGGCCAGCTGGCGACGATTGAAGAGACGTTCGGCGCGGGCAGCGTGCGGCGGGAGGCGGGCAGCCGGCGCATCGCGGTGGAGGCGGGGGTGTCCGGCCGGGACCTGGGCGGCACGGCGGCGGAGCTGCGCGAGGTGCTGGACACGCAGCTGAAGCTGCCCACGGGCTACTTCGTGGACGTGGGCGGCAAGGTGGAGAGCCAGGAGCGCGCGGCGCAGTCACTGATGGTGGCCATCGCGGTGGCGCTGCTGGCGGTGTTCGTCCTGCTGTACCTGGCGCTGGATTCGGTGGCGGAGGCGCTGGTCATCCTGGCGACGCTGCCGGATGCGTTCGTGGGCGGCATCCTAGCGTTGCTCATCGCCGGAGAGACATGGAACGTGTCCAGCCTCGTGGGCCTCATCGGCCTGTTCGGCATCGCGGTGCAGAACGGCCTGGTGCTCGTGTCGCAGACGAAGGACCTGCTTGCGCGGGGCAAGCCCTTTCCGGAAGCCGTGCGCGAAGCGAGCCTGGGCCGGGTGAGGCCCAAGCTGATGACGGCGGGCACGGCGATCCTCGGCCTGCTGCCCCTGCTGGTGCTGCCGCTGCACGGCACGGAGATCGAACGGCCGCTGGCGGTGGTGATGGTGGGAGGGCTCGTGACCTCCACCCTCTTCACGCTGCTGGCCCTGCCCACGTTCTACGCGCTGGTGCACGGCGTCCAGGAGCGCATCGCGGCCCGCCGGGCGGCGCGCAAGGCCACCGCCTGA
- a CDS encoding efflux RND transporter periplasmic adaptor subunit, protein MKSPLLLLTVLVVGLASCKANKPGHDDAHEEGHDPAAPSKSHDEPEDEVHVHIPQEMLRDLRVTTAKVEARPGGESVTVLGELTFSEDAYAEVSTPVPARVAAVVVTTGQAVKQGQRLADLQSPELGRARAELQAAQARATAARQAADRKRLLADERIVARKDVQAAEAEAAASEAEVAAAKASLTSLGASGASSDGAPNFVLKAPIDGTVIERAARLGQMADPSQPLFRIGDLSSLWLIAHAFERDAVRLKPGAEARVTFAAFPGQEFPAKVGHVGQQVDPSSRTIPVRLELDNSKGLLRPGMSATASVPLGDSDATLTAVPAAALQRLENGWVAFIPMKEPGVFEQREVGRGRSVGALVEVLSGLSVGEQVVVDGAFLLKAEVEKSRGGGDDHGH, encoded by the coding sequence ATGAAGTCCCCCCTGCTGCTGCTGACCGTCCTCGTCGTGGGCCTCGCCTCCTGCAAGGCCAACAAGCCTGGACACGACGACGCGCACGAGGAGGGACACGACCCCGCGGCCCCGTCGAAGTCCCACGACGAGCCCGAGGACGAGGTCCACGTGCACATCCCCCAGGAGATGCTCCGGGACCTGCGCGTCACCACCGCGAAGGTGGAGGCCCGCCCCGGTGGGGAGAGCGTCACCGTGCTGGGGGAGCTGACCTTCAGCGAGGACGCCTACGCGGAGGTGTCCACGCCGGTGCCCGCACGGGTGGCCGCCGTCGTCGTCACCACGGGCCAGGCGGTGAAGCAGGGCCAGCGGCTGGCGGACCTCCAGAGTCCGGAGCTGGGCCGGGCCCGCGCGGAGCTCCAGGCCGCCCAGGCCCGCGCCACCGCCGCGAGGCAGGCCGCGGACCGCAAGCGCCTGCTCGCCGACGAGCGCATCGTCGCGCGCAAGGACGTGCAGGCCGCCGAAGCGGAGGCCGCCGCGTCGGAGGCGGAGGTCGCCGCCGCGAAGGCCTCCCTGACGTCCCTGGGCGCAAGCGGCGCCTCCAGCGACGGCGCCCCGAACTTCGTGCTCAAGGCCCCCATCGACGGGACGGTCATCGAGCGCGCGGCGCGGCTGGGGCAGATGGCGGACCCTTCCCAGCCGCTCTTCCGCATCGGGGACCTGTCGTCGCTGTGGCTCATCGCGCACGCCTTCGAGCGGGACGCGGTGCGCCTGAAGCCCGGCGCCGAGGCGCGCGTCACCTTCGCCGCGTTCCCGGGCCAGGAGTTCCCCGCGAAGGTGGGCCACGTGGGGCAGCAGGTGGACCCCTCCAGCCGGACCATCCCCGTCCGCCTGGAGCTGGACAACAGCAAGGGGCTGCTGCGGCCAGGCATGTCCGCGACGGCGTCCGTGCCGCTGGGGGATTCGGACGCCACGCTCACGGCGGTGCCGGCGGCGGCGCTCCAGCGGCTGGAGAACGGCTGGGTGGCCTTCATCCCCATGAAGGAGCCCGGCGTCTTCGAGCAGCGCGAGGTGGGCCGGGGGCGCAGCGTGGGCGCGCTGGTGGAGGTGCTGTCGGGGCTCTCCGTCGGAGAGCAGGTGGTGGTGGACGGCGCCTTCCTGCTCAAGGCCGAGGTGGAGAAGTCCAGGGGCGGGGGCGACGACCATGGCCACTGA
- a CDS encoding TolC family protein, giving the protein MSTRSATAAFGLAAALLVTCPAGASSAPSLSIQPLRRGPVLTFEATLALARERAPALMEARAHVQAARGAVAGAAPLLRGNPQLDVQAGPRRLVTGARGLDLAVGLSQPLEIGGQQGLRREAARAGLSREEAALRDAERLTLGEVAACFLRVLHAQERVKLAGASVVALHDTVHATERRFEAGDVPVVDVNVARVARARARAEQAIAMGEAEALMSELRALLGGASIPEVPGVQGDLRTLALAPLPRPGGKTLERADLTALEEEHTQARATASLGRREALPDVTLGVRYQREAAETALLGTLSVPLPVFSRGQEARARAEAEEGRITGLLKVARLAVSNQISVAGHRYSARLDALELLETEALPLLTDNEALARRSYDAGELDLAGFMLIRRDTLEARTAWLDSLLELALARVRYAMEQGVTP; this is encoded by the coding sequence GTGTCCACCCGTTCCGCGACGGCCGCCTTCGGGCTCGCCGCCGCCCTGCTCGTGACGTGCCCTGCTGGCGCGTCCTCGGCCCCTTCGCTCAGCATCCAGCCGCTGCGGCGAGGTCCCGTCCTCACCTTCGAAGCAACCCTGGCCCTGGCCCGGGAGCGGGCTCCCGCCCTGATGGAGGCCCGCGCCCATGTCCAGGCCGCCAGGGGGGCGGTGGCGGGCGCCGCGCCGCTGCTGCGCGGCAATCCACAGCTCGACGTCCAGGCGGGTCCACGGCGGCTCGTCACGGGCGCGCGGGGGTTGGACCTCGCGGTGGGGCTTTCGCAGCCTTTGGAGATTGGCGGCCAGCAGGGCCTGCGCCGGGAGGCCGCGCGGGCGGGCCTCTCACGCGAGGAGGCCGCGCTGCGCGACGCCGAACGGCTCACCCTGGGCGAGGTGGCCGCGTGCTTCCTGCGCGTGCTCCACGCCCAGGAGCGCGTGAAGCTGGCGGGTGCCTCCGTGGTGGCATTGCACGACACCGTCCACGCCACCGAGCGCCGCTTCGAAGCCGGAGACGTGCCGGTGGTGGACGTCAACGTGGCGCGGGTCGCCCGGGCGCGGGCCCGGGCGGAGCAGGCGATCGCCATGGGAGAGGCGGAGGCCTTGATGTCGGAGCTGCGCGCCCTGCTGGGGGGGGCCTCCATCCCAGAAGTTCCTGGCGTCCAGGGTGACCTGAGGACGCTCGCGCTGGCGCCGCTCCCCAGGCCCGGGGGCAAGACGCTGGAGCGCGCCGACCTCACGGCCCTGGAGGAGGAACACACGCAGGCCCGGGCCACCGCCAGCCTGGGTCGGCGCGAGGCGCTGCCGGACGTGACCCTGGGCGTGCGCTACCAGCGCGAGGCGGCCGAGACGGCCCTCCTGGGAACCCTCAGCGTGCCGCTGCCCGTCTTCAGCCGGGGGCAGGAGGCGCGCGCCAGGGCAGAGGCCGAGGAAGGCCGCATCACGGGTTTGCTGAAGGTCGCGCGACTGGCCGTATCGAACCAGATCTCCGTGGCGGGACACCGCTACAGCGCGCGCCTGGATGCGCTGGAGCTGCTGGAGACCGAAGCGCTGCCGCTGCTCACCGACAACGAAGCGCTCGCGCGGCGCTCCTACGACGCCGGGGAGCTGGATCTCGCGGGCTTCATGCTCATCCGCCGCGACACGCTGGAGGCGCGGACGGCGTGGCTGGACAGCCTGCTGGAGCTCGCCCTTGCCCGGGTGCGATACGCGATGGAACAGGGAGTCACGCCATGA